TTCAATACACACCCAACACCACACATATTGTCAACCAAAAGCAACAACATTAAGATCTCAAGAACAGCAAAATTTAAGAGAAATTTGATGAGAAGTGGAACGTACGGGCACCAAGTTTTCGAGTAAACAACGACTGTGTTATCAGCCACCGTTTTCTTCACGCTCTCCTCCATCCCCGATTCGAATGACGAAGAAGACATGGCTCGAACAGAACACGTCTGCTTTAGAGAACATTTCTTGAGAGGAGATCCGACGGAGTTTCTGAAACCGAAGCTTATCAGAGACACCGAATAAGAAGTTGAAGAGGAGATTGAAGGAAACGAATCTCGAGGCGAAGATGCAAGCTTCAGTGGGTTGAAAGCTGTGACTGCCATGGCTATTTTCTGACCCTTAGGATTCTGGGAAAGCCGACAGATTCTTGGAGCTTATCGTTTGCGTGGTACTTGTTGTCTCTCCTACGACCGTACTCAATGGGCCTTAATGGGCTTTACTTCtgtataattttgttttgtttaattaatgGTTCTCGCCACTAATGGGCCTTATACCCTCAAATCCATACCCGCGAACAATAGATGCACACTTAAGAAATACTAaaatttgcttcttttttaacaacatttgctttttatttatttattggggttttatcttaaaatatataacattttttttataataacttgcgtcttaaactttttatgtttatataattgAATCAAAAATTAGTCAGAACAATTGTaaaatttttagagttttcttATAATTCGTTTTGATGaatgtttatgaaaaaaataattgaattgaaCGTCTAGGTGTATTCGAAGTTCGAACATTGTAGAGCCTATTATATTTTGGCAAGGCAGCAAGTCAGATAATTATTTATTGCTGTTCCTTCCATCGACTTCTTGTAATTTTTACATTGCGAATACAATCTTTTACCAAGTTCTTTTGGCAAGTTTTATAGTTGTTAATTCGCGTGTGCATATTTCATTCATTATGATCAAGAGTGTAAACTGTCTAATCACATGTTCATATCTACTGACAATTGTATGTGATTCCTGCATGTGGACCAGTTGATCATTTGGACTTTGGCTAGCTCCGATGCTTTATCTGACTTGAAATttgccaaaagaaaaaaaaaatctttaccaGAAAATATGCTCACCACCACAATTAGTCGAACGTTTTGGCGAAACACAACTATTAAATCCAAAAAATTTGTCGTTTACACGAAGATgccataacaaaaaaaaaatcgtgagAAAGTTGTGATTTTAAAGAAACAACTCATCTATGGACCTACCTTGATAAGATCATGTGGGGACTTTTGACTAGTTGTAACGTCATGGGTTCGAATTATTTCATTGTTACTCGTTTTGTTATTTGTCTAGAtcccaccaacatcttcttcattCATTTATAGCCCAAATCTTTGTTCTACTGACATGCATCTACATATAGTATATCTGAACACATTTGATATgtacatgatatatatatatatatatatatatatatatatatatatcacacacACTAAGATAACccattttaattataaacaattgTATCATAAAACGGGCTAGAAGAATTGGTAAGTATCCTCACTTGTTCAAGTTCTTGTGTTGTCCGAGTCCATCCatgtgtatatatgtatattcaaGATTGACAATTGCCTCAAAggaaatgattaaaaaaatcagGGTATATGTATCATACCTGATTCAAGTATATATTTCAGGtattaaaataatgtataaaattagAGTTTAAGACGTCCTATATAAAAATTTAGGTGTTGACTAAAACATACAAGTTTTAGGATGAACTTGAATATCAAACCCACATAGAAATTTTGTCTAGTATATCAATTCTGTACCCATATCTATCACTTCAGAGACCTGATTTTCTggatattttcagattttctcAAGGTGATCAAGATTGAGAGAAAGAAATTGGAAAATGAATCTTTAATGTAAGTGTGGAAGAAGAGTTAGTTTAAATACATGTAAATCACTCTGGACACTAAACCAACTATTTAACCATAGTAAACCAGCTATATACACTCTATTagatatctataaaaaaaatcggAAAGAACTGAACTGAATCTCGAGCCGGTTCGGAACTAAAATGCTCAGACAAACacaatatatacattatatgaTGTGTGTGGGGTTGCAGGCACAAGAAAAAGTGATACAGAGACATGGGCGCGCTAGTTATTCATTAGAAAGTTTACCCATATCCCAATGATTAAAACCATGTACGTTTGAATTATTACTCTTGACGTACCTGTTTAGAGTAAAGAACTAAATTTGAGAAACTAAATTTATATATCGACGTAGATAAACTTATAATTTCTTGATGAACTTGTTGGAGAAGTCATTCGTACTAGCTCGTATAACATACATTATCTATTAATTTCTTTCGGTGCATGTCTTAATCGTTGGACTTGTAAAAatgagttaatttttttttgagcaaaaaaTGAATTACTTAattaaattgaacttttaaacaTTGCGCGTGGTAAGAGGAagtgcttgttttttttttttttttttttttttttttgtcactaaaTGAGGAAGTGCTTGTTGGTTTCTTCTTTCTTGTGTTTAGTGTAGAGGATCGGAGTATCTTTCTTTTTCCCCAAGAGGTAGTTCATCTAACAGACATAGGCATGTGAGAGGAACAAaccctagtttttttttttttgcacacTGGTAATTTGTATGGTGGACAATATGGGCCCTTGAACATGAGTGATTTTTTCATTGGAGAATTTGTGACCATTCCCATGTGTTACCCTTTTACTCTTTGTCATTGTTATCCTCAAATCAAATCTCACCTGATATTGATCAGTATATACCTACTTTCTTATATTCTAATCAACAGTAAAAGCGTCAATTATGGTCTAGTCTAAACTGACGATCTGATTGTATAAAACAATCCCAAAgggtatttaaaatttaggatCATATGTAATCGATTTTTGGTTAATTGGATAGTCAGACTAAACCGAAATATATGCGATCATGTGAAGGTTATGGTCGAAAATGTCAAGTTGATATGATGCATGACAACTTTAAACCAAAGTCGTATAAAATCTTAGTACGCAATATAAAAAATGCAAATGACCTTGAATGTAAGTCGACGCATATCTACCTATATGTGATAGATTCCTAGCTAGCTAGGTCTTCAAAACCATGATATATAACTAGAATCTAAGATGATGCCCTATCTAGCTAAGTTTTTTGCTAACGTAACGAAAATTGATTGAGGAATATTATGTATGAATGTGAGGTGACAAGTGACTAATATAgcaaagacaaagaagaaagcAAAAAGAGTAATGGTCACTCGAAATCAACATTTCCGTGTAGTTTCTAAATAGGTAACATGAGGTGTGGGTACATGCGAGTCTAGATGATGATCTCCATGGCCTTTGAAATAGACTTCACGTAtatgcattatatatatatgataaatatatagtcATAGTCATCAGAATTCCTCCTTCCAAGATATTATAGACATATCCAGTTCAAGTATTTTGGTGGAACTTTAAATTTACTACTTATGGAGCTAGATTCCCTTTTTTCTTGAATCGATACACTGtcaataaaatatgattttgacGTCTATTTGAAGACACTCCTTATGTGTACATGATTCTCTACCAAGGTATCAAAAAATTTACgaggtttttaattttaaaaacccaACTATCGTTATTTTCCATCAAAGAGGATAATGATTTTGCAATATTAAAAGGATAACATAAACCAGCaagaaaatgtatataaaaaaaactgaaatgcGAATTATTACAAACTCCACATATcgataataattataataataaatgtaCAAATGATGTGGTCGAAATTGGTTTGAACTTTGAACTGATGGCTTTATCCTTTGACGTTGGACATAGGCCGATCTACATCTGATGTGACATTGTAAGATCTCTTTTATTAATGGATCTAAATTAACATTGGACCCAACACATGTGGGTTTTAATGTCATTAGAAATcgtatttacttttttttcttctactttttttcttaagaaattgTTCAACatataaattgtaatttttatttagattaCGGAAATTCCGTGCTTTCTAATTCCGTGATTATTAAGACTTTGCTTTGCCTGAAAAttgttaataataatatattttataagaaacCTCTAAACTACCATTGTCGATGTTTAATctttcaaaaatatcaaaatattatatcttAAAAAGTATAACACATCACCATGAATATGTGATTTGGTTTATACGTACTGTGCTTATacttaattttatacaaatCATGTCAAGTTTCATGAGTTTTAACTCAAATTAGTTGATAATAAGTAGAATGCATTGATCAAAACAAATGAGTGGAATGATATATTATAGGGACAAGTATAAGTATTAGAATTTTTGGTTTGGGACCGAATCCAATTTTTGAGTGGATCAGCTATGCTCAGTTAGATATATTAACTTCTGGTATcatttaggtttatgagttttgaACATCGGGTTATTCACGTTTATACACATTGGCATACATGTTTATCAATTAGCCAGTGGTTATAGTTTAGTTAGTATGCTGTGATATTGGCCAGCGTTGGACACTGTTTTCTATGTTCAGAATAACTTCGATTGAAGAAAACTTAATTACCTAATTTGAAGAATGTACATATTATCCTTCCGTGCAAAGCGGAAATTGATGCATGAACCACGACATTAATAATTGCACTAATGAATAAAATCGAATGTAAAGTGGGAGTTAATTATACGTTCTGTTACCCACATAAAATACCTAGCTATCACATgcatgtgaaaataatttttaattaaatttaatttaaaattgttaaagAATCGTATTAACTAGTTTGAAATTTGCTTTTCCTAATTTGGTTATATGAAAGAAGGTACTGCCATGAGTTTAGTCAAGCAACTATGCGTAGTTAATCAAAGTGTTTAGCAAATAGTAATAAGTAAGGAATATGAATCCTACATTCCATGGAGACGCCATACACCGTTAGTTCAGTTGGTcaacaccttttttttttttttgaattatacagaggtatccAGGCTCCACATAAGTGGTCTAGACTAATCACGTGTTGCCACGTGTCGGTCCTCTGTCCCTGAcgatgccgaaatgttaattctCCAGTGGCTGGAATTCGAACCCAGGTGGCGGTACTCGCAGTTGTAAGCCTTTTACCACTAGAGCTAGAAGTCCCGGTTGGTCAACACCTCTTCactcattcttcttcttgttttggcCCTAGTTATGATTTGTTTCTACACTTTTGATTCTAGACGTTCTTTGGTTTTTAGTACATAAAATTAACATTTcaagttgtcaaaaaaaaaaaattaacatttcaaaagaaaaatgtcattttaaagTTATTGCCAATTTTGGCTCTTCAAATTTGACGTTAAGTCCTGCATTTTTAAATCAATACTAGAGTCATGTTTGTAGTAAGATTCGAACCGTGACTTCAAAAATGAATCATAATGTCAAAGGGAGTTTGTTCAATACCGAAATAGAATAATAGGCTAGACTCTTTGTTAACAGATGAAAAGTAAGATAGCTCGACATAACAGTATAAAAGATGGTAAGCTGAAATTAAAACagttttttacttttataaatatgagAAAATTGTATACAAAATAGATGTCGAAACTATGCTAATTAGGACCAACAAACGAATCAAATAACCCCCAAAAAGTTAACtgtaaattgtaaaaaaaaaaaaaaaaaggccaCATCATCCTCTGTTTACACAAAACGCCCAAAACAACAAGTGGAGGAggtaacaaaaaaacaaacacacacaacACCCTTTGATTCACTTTGGGTCTTCTTCAGAGAGGGCTCTTCTTCTTTACTTCTCTAAGATGTAATCTGTATCCGTCCTAAAACTCTAAACATTCTCCTAGCATTAGAACTGTTGAGAGATACATCTTCGATGACTAGCCGTCGAGCGTTTTGTGGGTTGCTTTGTTTCTAGTTTCCAAACTGAGCCTATGTCTTGTGCGATGTTTACCGCGTCCATTGACGCACCTGAGAGCCCTCTCCTCGTGAACCCAACCGCATACAACCCGGTCCTTCCCTTCCAACCGCTGTTTCCAATCGCTGTTTTCGGGAAACCATTCTTTGCAAAGAACTCACTTTCctataacaaacaaacaaacacaaaacaaatcaGTACATATGAACAAAACAACACAGACCCGGTTTGGTTCAACCAAACCCggttatcaaaatttaaaattttgttttgttttctcacCTGTAGCCAATAAGGAACGTTGCTGCGATAACCAGTAGCGAGTACCACCGAGTCGACATCGAGTTCCTCTCCATTAACAAGCTCGACTCTGTTTCCGTTAAACCTTTTGACTCCTGGAACCACATCGATCTTTCCCGACCGGATCTTCTCTAAAGCTCCGATGTCAAGAACCGGCGTCTTCCCTTTCGCGCTCTTTAGCTCCATCGGACCCATCTTCGGTCGTTTCAAACCGTACTTCTCGATGTTTCCAAGCACGAACCAACACAACACCAACAATATCTTGTCCACTAGCCATAAAGGAAACCACTTCAGCATCTTCATGGCAAGCTCAAACGTAGACTTCCCCATTATTTCTCTCGGCATCACATGAAcctgatttttaaaaaaaattaaactttgatCAGtctttgattatatttttatagtttcaaaaataaaagattaaatttttattataaaagttaatgACTTACGGAGCTTCTAACGACCATGGAAGGCTTAGCGAAATGATTAGCAAGATCAAGAGAAACCTCCATGCCGGAGTTTCCACAACCAACGACCAACACTTTCTTCCCGGCGAACTTCTCGCCGGACTTGTAATCACAAGCGTGGACCACCTCCCCGGTAAACTCAGAAAGCCCTTCAATCTCCGGCATCACCCTCTCCGCATTCTCTCCCGTAGCCACCACAAGCCACCGGCAAATATACTCCACCTCCGTCCGAGTCGACTCAGCGTCCGACACGGTCTTGACTCGCCACAGCCCGCTTGTCTCGTCGAACCGAGCGGTCTGCACGCACTCGTTGAACTTAGGGCTGATATCGAACCGCGAGGCGTAAGACTCGAGATAATCGATGAACTGTCGTTTCGTGGGGTACTCCGGGAAGCTCTCCGGGAAGGGCATTTTCGGTAATTGGCAGAACTGCTTGGGGAGGTGAAGCTTGAGACGATCGTATGTTCTTTTTTGCCATAGGGAAGCGATACAGTCTGCTCTCTCGAGAACCACGAAAGGAACGCTTTGTTCCCTCAGACAAGCGGCTGTGGCTAGACCGGACGGTCCTGCTCCGACGATAACCGGTCCGTTGACCCAAATGCACCGGTTAGTAGCTGCTTCTTGATCATTATCTATCAAACGAAACATATTctccattttttctttaaaattttctttaacgAGTTTTTGAAGTTGAAGGTTTAATTTGTAGAGGGAGATTGAAGCAATGAAGGTTATATTGTAAATGGTTTTGAACTTGGAATGAAGATAGTGTTTGGAGGTTATGATGCTTATATAGAAGGAAGATACCATGTGGCGTTGAATATTTTTCACAAGacgatatttattttattagtataataATCATAATGGTGAGCTTCTCATATAGTATTCTTTTAACTAGTTATAATAACTGACTATTTGTGATTGGTTAGAGCTGAAGTACATtgattatgatttatttctaaTAAACAAGTTAGCTAATGGTGTGTGACGGTTGAGCACTTGTAATAAACAGTGGTAATGCTTGAGGACGAAGTAATATTTCAACCGACCATTGTTGTGTGTTACTCATTACACATCTGTTAATTTAAGGTAAGTTATAAACTAACATTACCTTCCCTGGTAAAATAAATGTGTTAATTAAGTAACTTTTGGTAAGGCGTTTAATAGAAAAGGAAGTGATGGAATTAGGGAGCAACGATGGTGACTCGTCTTTGATTGGAACTGATTTTCGTGGGACCCAAAAGAGGAAGCCACGTGGGGAAGTAGATGATGACGTGGACTGGACAGCCACGTGGAGAGGATGAGGAGCCAAGCTGTTTGGTATGTGGAACCAAACAACTAAAACCACATCAAGCCCATTCCCTGCCATTAAGCTTCtccactgttttttttttggtcccgCCATCTCcacaattttcatttttttctacaaatatgaaaattctaatttgaaataatattcttttaatgtttggaaacatacATAGTAGATAATACCTGATATTTTTGCAATACGTAATGATAGGTACGGAAAATGTGATTATAACATCATATCAATAGGTACATTTTCTGCTTATAATTCAAAATCCAAATTAAAGAGTAGGTACATTATTACAGAAGTTAGAGTATCCACATAGGTTCTTGCAAATTTGACAAAActaatataacaaaatattatttgagtatctaaatttttttttaatgtaactACAAACAACTAAAACCACATCAAGCCCATTCCCTGCCATTAAGCTTCtccactgttttttttttggtcccgCCATCTCcacaattttcatttttttctacaaatatgaaaattctaatttgaaataatattcttttaatgtttggaaacatacATAGTAGATAATACCTGATATTTTTGCAATACGTAATGATAGGTACGGAAAATGTGATTATAACATCATATCAATAGGTACATTTTCTGCTTATAATTCAAAATCCAAATTAAAGAGTAGGTACATTATTACAGAAGTTAGAGTATCCACATAGGTTCTTGCAAATTTGACAAAActaatataacaaaatattatttgagtatctaaattttttttaatgtaactACAACAtcttaagttcaaaaaaaaaaaaaaactacaacatCTTTAATGTATTATTCTATACTTTTCAAAATAGCATCTATATAATGAAGCTGAAGTTCTAgaataataagtaaaaaatgGTCACacgatttcattttttaaataatcatttttacttCATTACATAATGAAAAAGtagaattgattttttttactttgaacTTTTTAGAATTAAAATAGAGTGTGACTGAAGatgttatttcttattttttgacATCGATTGAAATGTTATTAAAAGAGGTAAATTTCTGAAAAAAAGCTTAATTACCTATACATATTTTCCAAGCTTTATCATATTATAGAAATGTCGACATCTCCAAACTTTTATAGGATACTTCATCTCTATTTCAAAATAGTTGATGTTTTGGCTGAatgtacaaaaattaaaatatacacattttctaaaaaataacattaaaaatattaaataaatttaatccaGTCGATCATCAAACATACTATAAAACATCATTGGTCACACAGTTTTCAATGAactttaaactaattaaaaaatatcaaacattatgtattttgaaacataaataactcttcaaaacatcatctattatgaaacggatagagtatttcatattaaaattaaattaggcAATAGAAtccatcaaaataaaatatatgataggTTAAGGAAGGCTCTATTAACTTTATTAAAGTATAAATAATACGATTATAGCTTTTGTAACTAGCTAAACCTATGCTAGCCAAGTGATGGTGACTAACTTAGTTGCAATGATAATATCTTTTTCGCTTCATTGGAACTTGAAATCACAATTGTAAAGTGCGTTTAACAAAGTACACCAAAAAAGGCACTCGTATTGGTGGCTATGAGTTAAGTTTTTGAGTTTGTCAAAAGAAAAAGCTAtttgcattttaaaaatattggatCCCACCAAAACCCACTAGATGGGATTGTGGAAGGAAGAAACCTAAAATTAGAGATGTAAAGCCATGTGCACGGAACCTTGATTCCATGGAGCTTTCTCTTCTTTTCATGTCACAACATTTTGGAAGCTTTGAGTTTGGCATATCTATATATACGTACGCGCATATACAAAATAACCAATATGCACTCATTTTAATGTTATTTACTTCAGCAGGTTAAAACAGTGTTATTTCATCGATGTCGGATTGAATTTTAAATCTCGTCTGGAAAAGAGATTCACTCtagttaaactttttttttgttccaccCACTCTAGTTAAGCTGATCCTGATCCTTTGTTCGGAAAGACTAAAATATACATAGTACTTCACGGTTTTAAACAATACATTCACCTTTTCTATAAAGAATAGCAGTTTGGGATATGGGTCACTAGAAAAGCTTATTAGGTATGAATCAATGAATTATCATCGTGCATGAGTCACGACCACTTAGATAAAAGAAACGTACCAAACACTTTTATTGTTATTACACTATTAATGTGTTAATTAGATATTAACCACTTATTCAGAAAGCCTTT
The Brassica napus cultivar Da-Ae chromosome A1, Da-Ae, whole genome shotgun sequence DNA segment above includes these coding regions:
- the LOC106375573 gene encoding glutaredoxin-C5, chloroplastic, with protein sequence MAVTAFNPLKLASSPRDSFPSISSSTSYSVSLISFGFRNSVGSPLKKCSLKQTCSVRAMSSSSFESGMEESVKKTVADNTVVVYSKTWCPYCSEVKTLFKRLGVQPLVVELDELGPQGTQLQKVLETLTGQRTVPSVFVGGKHIGGCTDTVNLNRKGELELMLAEANGKTDQT
- the LOC106372559 gene encoding probable indole-3-pyruvate monooxygenase YUCCA8; translation: MVSSFYISIITSKHYLHSKFKTIYNITFIASISLYKLNLQLQKLVKENFKEKMENMFRLIDNDQEAATNRCIWVNGPVIVGAGPSGLATAACLREQSVPFVVLERADCIASLWQKRTYDRLKLHLPKQFCQLPKMPFPESFPEYPTKRQFIDYLESYASRFDISPKFNECVQTARFDETSGLWRVKTVSDAESTRTEVEYICRWLVVATGENAERVMPEIEGLSEFTGEVVHACDYKSGEKFAGKKVLVVGCGNSGMEVSLDLANHFAKPSMVVRSSVHVMPREIMGKSTFELAMKMLKWFPLWLVDKILLVLCWFVLGNIEKYGLKRPKMGPMELKSAKGKTPVLDIGALEKIRSGKIDVVPGVKRFNGNRVELVNGEELDVDSVVLATGYRSNVPYWLQESEFFAKNGFPKTAIGNSGWKGRTGLYAVGFTRRGLSGASMDAVNIAQDIGSVWKLETKQPTKRSTASHRRCISQQF